The Breoghania sp. genome has a segment encoding these proteins:
- a CDS encoding Fe(3+) ABC transporter substrate-binding protein, with the protein MLNFDRSGSLATAARRLFSTRALSASCLTLSLALVAGSLGTTTAKADGEVNIYSYRQPYLIQPMLDRFTQETGIKTNIVYASKGLGERIRAEGTNSPADIMLTVDIGRLERSKELDFAAPLDSGTIEANIPENFRDPDNRWFGLTGRARVVYASRERVSQDNITYAELADPKWKGRLCTRSGQHDYTIGLIASIIAHEGREKAKAWLSAVKENLARKPTGNDRAQVQAIYAGECDIALGNTYYMGKMLTNDKEPEQETWARSVKILFPNAEERGSHVNISGMVLTKHAPNRENAVKLMEFLTSDEAQGLYAEINFEYPLNPHVQPSELVSSWGKLHPDSLPLIEIARHRQEASELVDEVAFDDGPSS; encoded by the coding sequence ATGCTGAATTTCGATCGCTCTGGCAGTCTTGCCACCGCGGCGCGGCGCCTGTTTTCGACACGCGCCCTTTCTGCTTCCTGTTTGACACTCAGCCTCGCGCTCGTCGCGGGCAGCCTCGGCACAACGACGGCGAAGGCCGACGGTGAGGTCAATATCTATTCCTACCGCCAGCCCTACCTGATCCAGCCAATGCTCGACCGCTTCACGCAAGAGACCGGCATCAAGACCAATATCGTCTATGCCTCCAAGGGGCTGGGCGAACGCATCCGCGCGGAGGGCACCAACTCGCCGGCCGACATCATGCTGACGGTCGATATCGGACGGCTTGAGCGGTCCAAGGAACTGGATTTCGCGGCCCCCCTCGATAGCGGGACGATCGAGGCCAACATCCCGGAGAACTTCCGCGATCCCGACAATCGCTGGTTCGGCCTGACGGGCCGTGCGCGCGTCGTTTACGCGTCACGCGAGCGCGTTTCGCAGGACAATATCACCTATGCAGAGCTTGCCGATCCAAAGTGGAAAGGCCGCCTTTGCACCCGATCGGGCCAGCACGATTACACGATCGGACTGATCGCCTCGATCATCGCCCATGAGGGGCGTGAAAAAGCAAAGGCGTGGCTTTCGGCGGTAAAGGAAAACCTTGCGCGCAAGCCGACCGGCAACGACCGGGCCCAGGTTCAGGCCATCTATGCAGGCGAATGCGACATCGCATTGGGCAACACCTACTACATGGGCAAGATGCTCACCAACGACAAGGAACCGGAACAGGAGACCTGGGCCCGTTCGGTGAAGATCCTCTTCCCCAACGCCGAGGAACGCGGCAGCCACGTCAACATCTCCGGCATGGTGCTGACCAAGCACGCGCCGAACCGCGAGAACGCGGTGAAGCTCATGGAGTTCCTCACCTCGGACGAGGCGCAAGGGCTCTATGCGGAAATCAATTTCGAATATCCGCTGAACCCGCATGTCCAGCCGTCGGAGCTGGTCTCCTCCTGGGGCAAGCTTCATCCCGACAGCCTTCCGCTGATCGAGATCGCAAGGCACCGTCAGGAAGCCAGCGAACTCGTCGATGAAGTCGCCTTCGACGACGGGCCTTCCAGCTAG
- the xseA gene encoding exodeoxyribonuclease VII large subunit, whose translation MSEVRTNAAEFTVTEISGAIKRTVEDTFGYVRVRGEISGYRGPHSSGHCYFALKDEKARIEAVIWRGAFSKLKFRPEEGLEVIATGRITTFPGSSKYQIVIDSLEPAGVGALMALLEERRRKLTAEGLFDATRKRPLPFLPRVIGVVTSPTGAVIRDILHRINDRFPLHVLVWPVRVQGDTCGQEVAEGIRGFNALQPGGAIPRPDVLIVARGGGSLEDLWGFNDEVVVRAAAESAIPLISAVGHETDWTLIDHAADVRAPTPTGAAEIAVPVKADLLATVDDLARRNRTGLLRLIQGRRTELRAAAASLPRDLIALPRQRFDMVAGALGQALRTNTATHRGRLQTVGGRLQPGMLQQGIRVGRERLVGLSQRSGRAFDVTAQRQRARLDGLAQMLDALSYKSVLNRGYAVVRDAEGTPLPRARLVSPGMTLQIEFADGRVQLGGIDDGSATGAPNAAPTEPARAQRKPTKRKNAPKGAPEQGDLF comes from the coding sequence TTGAGCGAAGTACGCACCAATGCCGCGGAGTTCACCGTCACGGAGATTTCCGGCGCGATCAAACGCACCGTGGAAGACACGTTCGGCTATGTGCGTGTGCGTGGCGAGATCTCCGGCTATCGTGGTCCGCACTCCTCCGGCCACTGCTATTTCGCGCTGAAGGATGAAAAAGCACGGATTGAGGCCGTGATCTGGCGCGGGGCCTTTTCCAAACTCAAGTTCCGCCCGGAGGAGGGCCTTGAGGTCATTGCCACTGGCCGCATCACCACCTTCCCCGGCTCCTCCAAATACCAGATCGTCATCGACAGTCTTGAGCCTGCGGGCGTCGGCGCGCTCATGGCGCTACTGGAAGAGCGGCGCAGAAAGCTCACGGCGGAAGGTCTGTTCGATGCGACCCGCAAGCGCCCCCTCCCCTTTCTCCCGCGGGTCATCGGCGTCGTGACCTCGCCGACGGGAGCCGTGATCCGCGACATCCTTCACAGGATCAATGACCGCTTCCCGCTGCACGTCCTTGTCTGGCCGGTGCGTGTTCAGGGCGACACCTGTGGCCAGGAAGTGGCAGAGGGCATTCGCGGCTTCAACGCCCTTCAGCCCGGAGGCGCGATCCCGCGGCCCGATGTGCTCATCGTTGCACGCGGCGGCGGTTCGCTTGAGGACCTGTGGGGCTTCAACGACGAGGTGGTAGTGCGCGCGGCGGCAGAAAGCGCCATTCCGCTCATCTCCGCCGTGGGCCATGAGACCGACTGGACGCTGATCGATCACGCCGCCGATGTTCGCGCACCGACGCCGACGGGGGCTGCGGAAATCGCCGTGCCTGTAAAGGCGGACCTCCTTGCAACCGTCGACGACCTCGCCCGCCGTAACCGGACGGGTCTCCTGCGCCTCATTCAGGGTCGACGCACGGAACTCAGGGCGGCGGCCGCAAGCCTGCCGCGCGATCTGATCGCACTTCCCCGCCAGCGCTTCGACATGGTGGCAGGCGCGCTGGGTCAGGCGCTGCGCACCAACACCGCCACCCATCGCGGACGACTTCAGACAGTGGGCGGCCGGCTTCAGCCGGGCATGCTGCAGCAGGGCATCCGGGTCGGGCGCGAACGGCTTGTCGGCCTTTCACAGCGAAGCGGCCGCGCCTTCGACGTCACCGCTCAACGACAGCGTGCAAGGCTCGACGGGTTGGCACAGATGCTGGATGCGCTCTCCTACAAGAGCGTTCTGAACCGCGGCTATGCGGTGGTGCGCGACGCGGAAGGCACGCCCCTGCCGCGCGCCAGGCTCGTTTCACCCGGCATGACGCTTCAGATCGAGTTTGCCGACGGTCGCGTTCAGCTCGGCGGGATCGATGACGGTTCCGCCACAGGCGCACCAAATGCTGCACCGACGGAACCCGCCCGCGCCCAACGCAAGCCGACGAAGCGCAAGAACGCCCCCAAAGGTGCGCCTGAGCAGGGCGATCTCTTTTGA
- a CDS encoding phasin, translated as MTTAKSTTAKPTSSAKPSAAMPNFEAFSMPKMEMPAAVREMTEKGLNQSREAYEKFKSAAEEATDMIEDSYETTRQGVMDINLCALEAAKTNTDATYDFMKSLFGVKSVSEAIELQTAFARNQFDALTKQTKDMQELSTKLASDLGEPMKDAFGKAFKDMKAA; from the coding sequence ATGACCACTGCGAAGTCCACGACCGCCAAGCCGACCTCTAGCGCCAAGCCGTCCGCCGCCATGCCGAATTTCGAGGCTTTCTCCATGCCCAAGATGGAAATGCCTGCGGCCGTGCGCGAGATGACGGAAAAGGGGCTCAACCAGTCCCGCGAAGCCTACGAGAAATTCAAGTCTGCAGCCGAGGAGGCAACCGACATGATCGAAGACAGCTACGAAACCACCCGCCAGGGCGTGATGGACATCAACCTGTGCGCCCTTGAAGCCGCCAAGACCAACACCGACGCCACCTACGACTTCATGAAGTCGCTGTTCGGCGTCAAGTCCGTGTCGGAGGCGATTGAGCTTCAGACCGCTTTTGCGCGCAACCAGTTCGACGCGCTCACCAAGCAGACCAAGGACATGCAGGAACTGAGCACCAAGCTCGCCAGCGACCTCGGTGAGCCGATGAAGGACGCGTTCGGCAAGGCCTTCAAGGACATGAAGGCTGCGTAA
- a CDS encoding AAA family ATPase, with product MQPRVLAMLEDPVTHGTGGEVTRIDTHAAVVILAGDNAWKMKRAVRFPFLDYSTLEKREAACKREIEVNQTNAPRIYRGAVPVTQDADGSLALGGHGEPVEWLVHMTRFDETRTLDILAEKGPLPAGMADQLAEIFAAAHAAAPQVDEAAAADWIDDLEAYVDQNRAAFLASPDLFPPERVRMLNAEANAMLTWIRPLLAQRGRTGSIRRCHGDAHLGNIVLIDEKPVLFDAIEFDDRIATGDVLYDLAFPLMDLVMHGQESAANRLLNRYLAETQCLANLEDLAALPFFMLMRACIRAKVAAARAANLSGQDRQAANDDAIRHFQLAERFLDSPEPRLIAVGGLSGTGKSSLARALAPELGMPPGAVVLRSDVERKLLFNAKMTEQLPTEAYTDTITQEVYARLCEKAEVALAAGQNVIVDAVFARPRERDGIAKLATILDVPFRGLWLEANPKLMEERVDTRVNDASDADIAVVRFQLRLDLGPIGWPRVDASGSPEDTKANALDTLAAFETSDVRAPCA from the coding sequence ATGCAGCCCCGAGTTCTTGCCATGCTGGAGGATCCGGTTACCCACGGGACAGGCGGTGAGGTCACGCGTATCGACACACATGCGGCGGTGGTGATTCTGGCAGGTGACAACGCATGGAAAATGAAACGTGCGGTGCGTTTTCCCTTTCTCGATTACTCAACGCTTGAAAAACGGGAAGCGGCCTGCAAACGCGAGATAGAGGTCAACCAAACGAATGCCCCCCGGATCTATCGCGGCGCAGTGCCCGTGACGCAGGACGCGGATGGCAGTCTGGCGCTTGGCGGCCACGGCGAGCCTGTGGAATGGCTAGTGCACATGACGCGGTTCGATGAGACCCGCACACTCGATATCCTCGCTGAAAAGGGCCCCCTTCCCGCAGGGATGGCGGATCAACTTGCGGAGATATTCGCCGCCGCGCATGCGGCAGCCCCGCAGGTCGACGAAGCGGCTGCGGCCGACTGGATTGACGATCTGGAAGCCTATGTGGACCAAAACCGGGCGGCGTTTCTGGCCAGTCCGGATTTATTCCCCCCCGAGCGGGTGCGCATGCTGAACGCGGAGGCGAACGCCATGCTCACCTGGATTCGCCCCCTTCTGGCCCAGCGTGGCCGCACCGGCTCCATTCGGCGCTGTCACGGCGATGCGCATCTGGGCAATATCGTGCTGATCGACGAAAAGCCCGTGCTCTTCGACGCCATCGAATTCGACGACCGCATTGCAACCGGCGACGTGCTCTACGACCTTGCCTTTCCGCTTATGGACCTTGTCATGCATGGACAAGAGAGCGCTGCAAACAGGCTGCTGAACCGATATCTTGCAGAAACCCAATGCCTTGCAAATCTGGAGGATCTGGCGGCACTTCCGTTCTTCATGCTGATGCGCGCCTGTATCCGAGCGAAGGTGGCCGCCGCACGCGCCGCCAACCTTTCAGGGCAGGATCGTCAGGCGGCCAATGATGACGCCATCCGTCACTTTCAGCTTGCCGAGCGCTTCCTGGACTCGCCCGAGCCCCGGCTGATCGCGGTGGGCGGGCTTTCGGGCACGGGAAAGTCGTCGCTTGCGCGTGCGTTGGCGCCGGAATTGGGCATGCCTCCGGGGGCGGTCGTCCTGCGCTCGGATGTCGAACGCAAACTGCTCTTCAACGCGAAGATGACCGAGCAGCTGCCGACGGAAGCTTATACGGACACGATCACGCAGGAAGTCTATGCCCGGTTGTGCGAAAAGGCCGAGGTGGCGCTGGCCGCGGGGCAAAACGTGATCGTCGACGCCGTTTTCGCCAGGCCGCGTGAGCGCGACGGTATTGCGAAACTCGCCACGATACTGGACGTTCCCTTCCGCGGCCTTTGGCTGGAAGCCAATCCGAAGCTCATGGAAGAGCGCGTGGATACGCGCGTCAACGATGCGTCCGACGCTGACATCGCAGTGGTGCGTTTCCAGTTACGCCTCGACCTTGGGCCGATCGGCTGGCCACGCGTCGATGCCTCGGGATCACCTGAGGATACCAAGGCCAATGCGCTGGACACCCTGGCCGCATTCGAGACCTCCGACGTTCGAGCCCCCTGTGCCTGA
- a CDS encoding GNAT family N-acetyltransferase — MTIINLDGLLKPKSIALIGPNYLGEDELSSLLERMADSGYLSPTTLVGFHDTHGAFSEADSLDDMGQMPDLAVLACGPDHAVETIARLGAGGTRAAVMIASGFEVWPSETLQAMLDAARPYNLRLIGPGSLGISSPSHRMQVHLSVETVPGGDLAMVCRSGIIMNATLSWAAAHGVGFSHVVSLGDRVDVDIADLLDWFTSDVETRAIMVQLETVTNARKFLSAARAAARAKPVVLIRTGVSTDPQASSLTAAGRLATMDAVYDAALMRAGVLRVTGLDDMFDAAETVTRVHPNLGRRLAIIANSRSLATLAADRVAALGGEIAQISAVTEEAVQPMLRSFVAPENPLIIPSNAPPESYQELIRLLLADRNVDGIVVVSAPTAFAQPMGTAAAIVAAAGRQVGQPRAKKAVIAALATAEQAPQRMLEAAGIPCYRTSAEAVRAFMYVARYSEGKKLLMANPPSLPDDFTPQMEVARAIVTNALAEPRDWLDHSECRDVLTAYGLNFGPAPSIPRKAGSKVPGELFAGLADNPTFGPVIVFGQGGSAVDYAGDYGLDLAPLDLNLAEALIARTRISRLFHDADENEQSRHIRHAIAMVLVKLAQLAVDIPEIREIDLNPFYVDEDGVVTITDMRIAIAPPKIVPGRMATSRLAIRPYPKEWERTLQLKDGRRFFVRPVRPDDEDSFKAFFEAVSAEDLRLRFFAPVRDFSHAFLARLTQLDYSRAMAFAAFDVSTGVMVGAVRLHADPDHKTGEYAIMVQSDLKGKGLGWMLMNLIIEYAEGDGIETITGEVLKENTTMLDMCRSLGFKIRPSSDDESVSVVTLSVAEVRSDAKDPGESPQEAAS, encoded by the coding sequence ATGACCATCATCAACCTTGACGGATTGCTCAAGCCCAAATCGATCGCGCTGATCGGCCCCAATTATTTGGGCGAAGACGAGCTGAGTTCTCTGCTGGAGCGCATGGCCGACAGCGGATATCTCTCGCCGACGACGCTTGTTGGCTTTCACGACACACATGGCGCGTTTTCCGAGGCGGACAGTCTGGACGACATGGGCCAGATGCCAGATTTGGCGGTGCTGGCCTGCGGGCCGGACCACGCCGTGGAGACCATCGCAAGGCTGGGAGCCGGAGGCACGCGCGCAGCGGTAATGATCGCGTCCGGTTTCGAGGTGTGGCCGTCGGAAACGTTGCAAGCCATGCTGGACGCCGCGCGCCCTTACAATCTTCGCCTCATTGGTCCGGGCAGTCTCGGCATCTCGTCTCCCAGTCACCGCATGCAGGTGCACCTGTCGGTGGAAACGGTGCCGGGCGGGGATCTGGCAATGGTCTGCCGGTCCGGCATCATCATGAACGCCACCCTTTCCTGGGCCGCGGCGCATGGGGTCGGGTTCTCCCACGTTGTCTCGCTCGGCGACCGGGTGGACGTCGATATCGCCGACCTCCTCGACTGGTTCACCAGCGATGTGGAAACCCGTGCCATCATGGTCCAGCTGGAAACGGTGACCAATGCGCGCAAGTTCCTGTCGGCTGCGCGGGCGGCGGCAAGGGCGAAGCCGGTCGTCCTCATCCGCACCGGCGTCAGCACCGATCCCCAGGCGAGCTCGCTGACCGCAGCCGGGCGTCTTGCCACCATGGATGCGGTCTATGATGCGGCGCTGATGCGTGCGGGTGTGCTGCGTGTGACCGGTCTCGACGACATGTTCGATGCTGCGGAGACGGTGACCCGTGTGCACCCGAACCTCGGTCGCCGTTTGGCGATCATTGCCAACAGCCGGTCTCTCGCGACCCTCGCCGCCGACCGTGTGGCTGCGCTTGGCGGCGAGATCGCGCAGATTTCCGCGGTGACGGAGGAGGCCGTGCAGCCGATGCTGCGCTCCTTTGTGGCCCCCGAAAACCCGTTGATAATCCCCTCCAATGCCCCGCCGGAGAGCTATCAGGAGTTGATCCGGCTTCTGTTGGCGGACCGCAACGTGGACGGGATCGTGGTCGTCTCCGCGCCCACCGCTTTCGCCCAGCCCATGGGTACGGCGGCAGCCATCGTGGCGGCCGCGGGACGCCAGGTGGGCCAGCCGCGCGCCAAGAAGGCCGTGATTGCGGCGCTCGCAACGGCCGAACAGGCGCCGCAGCGCATGCTGGAGGCTGCCGGAATTCCCTGCTATCGCACGTCGGCGGAAGCCGTGCGCGCCTTCATGTATGTGGCGCGCTACAGCGAGGGCAAGAAACTCCTGATGGCGAACCCGCCCAGCCTTCCGGACGATTTCACTCCTCAGATGGAAGTGGCCCGCGCGATCGTGACCAATGCGCTGGCGGAACCTCGTGACTGGCTCGACCATTCGGAGTGCCGCGATGTGCTGACGGCCTATGGCCTCAATTTCGGTCCGGCGCCGTCCATCCCGCGCAAGGCGGGCAGCAAGGTGCCGGGTGAACTCTTCGCCGGCCTTGCCGACAACCCCACCTTCGGGCCCGTGATCGTGTTCGGACAGGGCGGTTCCGCAGTCGATTACGCAGGCGATTACGGTCTCGATCTCGCACCGCTCGATCTCAACCTCGCCGAGGCCCTGATCGCGCGCACCCGCATTTCCCGTCTTTTCCACGACGCGGACGAGAACGAACAATCGCGCCATATCCGTCATGCCATCGCGATGGTGCTGGTCAAGCTCGCCCAGCTCGCCGTCGATATCCCCGAGATCCGCGAAATCGACCTCAACCCCTTTTATGTGGACGAGGACGGCGTCGTCACGATCACGGACATGCGCATCGCGATCGCTCCGCCCAAGATCGTGCCCGGCCGCATGGCGACCTCGCGTCTTGCAATCCGTCCCTATCCGAAGGAATGGGAGCGCACACTGCAGCTCAAGGATGGCCGCCGCTTCTTCGTGCGTCCCGTGCGTCCGGACGACGAAGACAGCTTCAAGGCTTTCTTCGAGGCGGTGAGTGCGGAGGATCTCCGCTTGCGGTTCTTTGCGCCGGTGCGCGATTTCTCCCACGCCTTTCTCGCGCGGCTGACCCAGCTCGATTATTCGCGCGCCATGGCCTTCGCCGCCTTCGACGTCTCCACCGGCGTCATGGTGGGGGCGGTGCGCCTGCATGCCGATCCCGATCACAAGACCGGCGAATACGCCATCATGGTGCAGTCGGATCTGAAGGGCAAAGGTCTCGGCTGGATGCTGATGAACCTCATTATCGAATATGCGGAAGGCGACGGCATCGAGACAATCACGGGAGAGGTGTTGAAGGAAAACACCACCATGCTCGATATGTGCCGGTCGCTTGGCTTCAAGATCCGGCCGTCCTCGGATGACGAATCCGTCTCTGTGGTCACGCTGTCGGTGGCCGAAGTGCGCTCCGACGCGAAAGACCCCGGCGAGAGCCCCCAAGAGGCCGCCTCATAG
- a CDS encoding thiamine pyrophosphate-binding protein, giving the protein MTDVAAQKKKTGGQLLVDALEANGAERVFCVPGESYLAVLDALHDASLPVTVCRQEGGAAMMAEAWGKMSGKPGICMVTRGPGATNASAGIHVAQQDSTPMILFIGQIERGMRGRDAFQEVDYTKMFGSIAKWVAEIEDAERVPEIIARAFSVACSGRPGPVVLALPEDMLVEEADVAAPKPACHVETHPGLGQMADLQKMLWAAKRPVVIAGGSGWSEAATARLARFAERFDLPVACSFRRQMLFDHNHPNYAGDLGLGVNPKLVERIRDADLILLAGGRLSEVPSQSYTLLDIPAPAQTFVHVHAAAEELGRVYQPSLAIHASPETFTAALEGLQPPNEIVWSNETRAANEAYHAWSDQPPATQGPLQMGEVMTWLRHNLKPDAIMTNGAGNYATWLHRFHRFQRFGTQLAPTCGSMGYGLPAAVAAKIRHPERDVVCFAGDGCLQMTMNELGTAMQAEAAVIILCIDNGIYGTIRMHQEREYPGRISATMMANPDFADLIRAYGGHGETVRETSEFGPAFERARASGKLSLLHLHLDPEIISPVTTLSAIRENSLAKVKG; this is encoded by the coding sequence ATGACTGACGTAGCAGCGCAAAAAAAGAAGACCGGAGGGCAACTCCTCGTCGATGCGCTTGAGGCAAATGGCGCGGAACGTGTTTTCTGCGTTCCCGGTGAAAGCTATCTGGCCGTGTTGGACGCACTTCACGATGCCTCCCTTCCGGTGACGGTGTGTCGTCAGGAAGGCGGCGCGGCGATGATGGCCGAGGCCTGGGGCAAGATGTCGGGCAAGCCCGGCATTTGCATGGTAACGCGCGGGCCCGGAGCGACCAATGCGTCTGCAGGGATCCATGTCGCGCAGCAGGATTCCACGCCGATGATCCTCTTTATCGGCCAGATCGAACGCGGGATGCGCGGGCGCGACGCTTTCCAGGAAGTCGATTACACCAAGATGTTCGGCTCGATTGCCAAGTGGGTCGCCGAAATCGAGGACGCCGAACGGGTGCCGGAGATCATCGCGCGGGCCTTCTCCGTTGCGTGTTCCGGTCGCCCCGGGCCGGTTGTGCTGGCGCTGCCGGAAGACATGCTGGTGGAAGAGGCGGATGTCGCCGCCCCGAAGCCGGCCTGCCACGTGGAAACCCACCCCGGCCTCGGTCAGATGGCGGATCTTCAGAAGATGCTGTGGGCCGCAAAACGTCCCGTCGTGATCGCGGGCGGCAGTGGCTGGTCGGAAGCTGCGACCGCCCGGCTTGCACGGTTTGCCGAGCGTTTCGACCTTCCGGTCGCCTGTTCCTTCCGGCGCCAGATGCTGTTCGATCACAACCACCCCAACTATGCGGGAGATCTGGGGCTTGGCGTCAATCCGAAGCTGGTTGAACGCATCCGCGATGCGGACCTGATCCTGTTGGCGGGCGGACGGCTTTCGGAAGTGCCGAGCCAGTCCTATACGCTTCTCGATATTCCCGCGCCTGCGCAGACCTTCGTTCACGTTCATGCCGCTGCGGAAGAGCTTGGCCGCGTTTATCAGCCCAGTCTTGCCATTCACGCCTCGCCGGAAACCTTCACAGCCGCGCTTGAAGGTCTTCAGCCGCCCAACGAGATCGTCTGGTCGAATGAGACGCGGGCCGCCAACGAAGCGTATCACGCCTGGTCGGATCAGCCGCCCGCGACGCAAGGCCCATTGCAGATGGGGGAGGTGATGACCTGGCTCCGGCACAATCTGAAGCCCGACGCCATCATGACCAACGGTGCGGGTAACTACGCCACCTGGTTGCACCGTTTCCACCGTTTCCAGCGGTTCGGTACCCAGCTTGCGCCGACATGCGGCTCCATGGGGTACGGTTTGCCGGCGGCGGTTGCCGCCAAGATCCGTCATCCCGAACGCGACGTCGTCTGTTTCGCCGGGGACGGATGCCTGCAGATGACCATGAACGAGCTGGGCACCGCGATGCAGGCAGAGGCCGCGGTGATCATCCTGTGTATCGATAACGGGATCTACGGCACCATCCGCATGCATCAGGAACGCGAATATCCGGGCCGGATTTCGGCGACCATGATGGCCAATCCTGATTTCGCCGACCTGATCCGCGCCTATGGCGGACACGGCGAGACGGTGCGCGAGACATCGGAGTTCGGGCCCGCTTTCGAGCGTGCGCGAGCGTCCGGCAAGCTGTCGCTGCTGCACCTGCATCTGGACCCCGAGATCATTTCCCCCGTGACGACGCTCTCCGCCATCCGGGAAAACTCGCTGGCGAAGGTGAAGGGATGA
- a CDS encoding phasin, which translates to MTTSKSNFEIPEQMREFAEKSVDQARKAFDSFMDATQKAMTTVEGQTNAAQSGSLDMNKKVLDYAEEHVDAAFQLAQKIVRAGDMQEILRLQSEYLKGQMEALGEQARELSESASRTASDVTRKGTDK; encoded by the coding sequence ATGACGACGTCGAAATCCAATTTCGAGATTCCCGAGCAGATGCGTGAATTTGCCGAGAAAAGCGTGGACCAGGCACGCAAGGCCTTCGACAGCTTCATGGACGCCACCCAGAAAGCCATGACGACCGTGGAAGGGCAGACGAACGCCGCTCAGTCCGGCTCGCTCGACATGAACAAGAAGGTACTCGACTACGCGGAAGAGCATGTCGACGCCGCCTTCCAGCTTGCCCAGAAGATCGTGCGCGCAGGCGACATGCAGGAAATTCTCCGGCTGCAGAGCGAGTATCTGAAGGGCCAGATGGAGGCCCTGGGCGAGCAGGCACGCGAATTGAGCGAGAGCGCCTCGCGCACCGCATCCGATGTCACCAGAAAGGGGACTGACAAGTAG
- a CDS encoding universal stress protein: MALKDITALVDLHGPKNAMSVAVDLASKTEAHVTGVSLAYNPVMPGYLIAPMPADYLEQARKQSQDDARAALKEFEGIAERNDVRFESRVVQMAGGGAADPFIAQCRLSDLIVIGQYDSERGDAIGEVLIEAALFDSGVPIMIVPYAGKPKLATDNVMVAWDGSATAVRAIRAAMPLLKLAGKITVVMVDRGQIKTGEPGAEVATYMARHGLNVTLEMVSSPETSVSDALLNYVSDNGIDMVVMGGYGHSRMREFVLGGATYGMLKSMTVPVVMAH; this comes from the coding sequence ATGGCACTGAAAGACATTACTGCTCTTGTTGACCTGCATGGTCCCAAGAATGCGATGAGCGTTGCGGTTGACCTGGCGTCGAAGACGGAAGCGCATGTGACTGGCGTGTCACTCGCCTACAATCCGGTCATGCCAGGCTACCTGATCGCGCCCATGCCTGCGGACTATCTGGAGCAGGCGCGCAAGCAGTCACAGGACGACGCCAGGGCCGCTCTGAAGGAATTCGAGGGGATTGCGGAGCGAAATGACGTGCGTTTTGAAAGCCGGGTCGTGCAGATGGCCGGTGGCGGCGCCGCCGATCCCTTCATCGCGCAGTGCCGCCTGTCGGATCTCATCGTCATCGGCCAGTATGATTCAGAGCGTGGAGATGCGATCGGCGAGGTGCTGATCGAGGCGGCGCTGTTCGATTCCGGTGTGCCGATCATGATCGTGCCCTATGCGGGAAAGCCGAAGCTGGCGACCGACAATGTGATGGTTGCATGGGACGGCAGCGCCACGGCCGTGCGCGCGATCCGCGCTGCAATGCCGCTGCTCAAGCTTGCCGGCAAGATCACCGTCGTCATGGTCGATCGTGGCCAGATCAAGACGGGAGAGCCGGGCGCAGAGGTCGCGACCTACATGGCGCGGCACGGCCTTAACGTCACGTTGGAGATGGTCTCTTCGCCGGAAACCTCCGTTTCCGATGCGCTTCTCAACTATGTGTCGGACAACGGCATCGACATGGTCGTCATGGGTGGCTACGGCCACTCGCGCATGCGAGAATTCGTTCTGGGCGGCGCGACCTATGGAATGCTGAAGTCGATGACCGTGCCGGTTGTCATGGCTCACTAA